Proteins encoded together in one Peribacillus asahii window:
- the mtnN gene encoding 5'-methylthioadenosine/S-adenosylhomocysteine nucleosidase has product MKVAIIGAMEEEVTILRDKLENLEQVKIAGSEFNIGTLNGMEVIVLKSGIGKVNAAMSTTILLEKFKPDAVINTGSAGGYHEELNVGDVVISTEVRHHDVDVTIFGYEYGQVPQLPAAFLPDPKLFAIAEEAAKEMTHSQVAKGLIVTGDSFMNDPVRVEFVRSKFKDLYAVEMEAAAIAQVAHQFGTPFVVIRSLSDIAGKESNVSFDQFLETAALHSAELVLKMIEKIR; this is encoded by the coding sequence ATGAAAGTAGCAATTATCGGAGCAATGGAAGAAGAAGTAACGATTTTACGAGATAAATTAGAGAATTTAGAACAAGTTAAAATTGCTGGGTCGGAGTTCAATATCGGTACACTGAATGGTATGGAGGTTATTGTCCTAAAGTCAGGCATCGGGAAAGTCAATGCGGCGATGTCGACGACTATTTTATTAGAGAAATTCAAACCAGATGCCGTAATTAATACAGGTTCAGCTGGTGGATATCATGAGGAATTAAATGTTGGAGATGTCGTTATTTCAACGGAAGTTCGCCATCATGATGTAGACGTAACGATTTTTGGCTATGAATATGGTCAAGTACCGCAATTGCCGGCAGCCTTCTTGCCAGATCCAAAGCTGTTTGCCATTGCAGAAGAAGCAGCGAAGGAAATGACTCATTCACAAGTAGCAAAAGGGTTGATTGTAACAGGAGATTCTTTTATGAACGATCCTGTTCGTGTGGAGTTTGTACGCAGTAAGTTTAAAGACTTATATGCAGTGGAAATGGAAGCAGCAGCAATTGCTCAAGTGGCTCACCAATTTGGAACGCCTTTTGTAGTGATTCGTTCCCTTTCTGATATTGCAGGAAAAGAATCGAATGTATCATTTGATCAGTTCCTAGAAACGGCAGCCCTACATTCTGCTGAGCTTGTTTTAAAAATGATTGAAAAAATTAGGTAG
- a CDS encoding zinc ribbon domain-containing protein — MEHKTTEEIVAFLEAEKVTHLVIGNVSGIERGTKKNEQKKRKQNKVRRQQLSLWNQGKIKQKLTYKAKLKGIHVTETEESYTSQDCPFCGGRHRAKGRTFICSVHKTKIHRDVNGAQNIARKQHHMAVQPLVSVVFKQPVWYQRFLSKKQGDSSLEDKPPTGKSIAGRTA, encoded by the coding sequence CTGGAACATAAAACGACGGAAGAAATTGTCGCCTTTTTAGAAGCAGAAAAAGTGACGCATTTGGTCATCGGAAACGTGTCAGGTATTGAAAGAGGGACCAAGAAGAACGAACAAAAGAAACGAAAACAGAACAAAGTGAGAAGACAACAACTGTCCCTGTGGAATCAAGGGAAAATCAAACAAAAGCTCACCTATAAAGCGAAACTAAAAGGCATCCATGTGACAGAAACGGAAGAAAGCTATACGTCTCAAGACTGTCCGTTTTGCGGAGGCAGACATCGGGCAAAGGGAAGAACGTTTATTTGTTCTGTTCACAAAACAAAAATCCATCGTGATGTAAACGGTGCTCAAAATATTGCACGTAAACAACATCACATGGCCGTCCAACCACTTGTTTCTGTGGTGTTTAAACAACCTGTTTGGTATCAACGTTTTTTGTCCAAAAAACAAGGAGATTCCTCTCTTGAGGACAAGCCCCCAACAGGAAAAAGTATCGCCGGTCGAACGGCGTAG
- a CDS encoding transposase has protein sequence MSAYEKKVAGGDLGEIHAVTVATEDRALVLSGRAMRSISQFRAKALADLSKKMSRCKKGSREKVQRRQKSPTPNKQQPT, from the coding sequence TTGTCTGCGTATGAGAAGAAGGTGGCAGGTGGAGATTTAGGAGAAATTCATGCGGTCACGGTGGCCACCGAAGATCGAGCGCTTGTCTTGTCAGGACGTGCGATGCGCAGTATCTCTCAATTCCGTGCCAAAGCTTTAGCGGACTTAAGCAAGAAAATGTCCCGTTGTAAAAAAGGCTCTCGGGAGAAAGTACAAAGACGCCAGAAATCGCCTACGCCAAACAAGCAACAACCAACTTGA
- a CDS encoding DUF2536 family protein — protein MTFQLNLDLIDDKIEFFEAESIKILEEKIQTQIDNNKALMLHVHSVSHEMYVSEEGRRFYSAVVHFKAKK, from the coding sequence ATGACTTTTCAACTAAACTTAGACTTAATAGATGATAAAATTGAATTTTTTGAAGCTGAAAGCATTAAGATATTAGAGGAAAAAATTCAAACACAAATTGACAACAATAAAGCACTCATGCTCCATGTTCACTCTGTTTCACATGAGATGTATGTAAGCGAAGAAGGGCGACGTTTTTATAGCGCTGTTGTCCATTTTAAAGCGAAGAAATAA
- a CDS encoding YrrS family protein, which yields MASRLGRHDKKRKINKFYNIAITIVSLLIVIVAITIFTNNDVDPVSKEQEKTTPKEEVKEPTPESEPEDKGKDETEEAVTEEAEEESESESEEEQTDGVKLEQIEGSGDANVLNTYTSEDWQPIGTEQTGSHTTSFEKGSKDWNEMTKAIAYGAGLDEGSMRLWWLKNGGSPTTAIGTVSEGDNPQAYRVYIEWVDGAGWKPVKVEELKENDRGR from the coding sequence TTGGCTTCTCGTCTTGGTCGACATGATAAAAAGCGAAAAATAAATAAATTTTACAACATTGCGATTACGATTGTATCTTTACTTATTGTGATTGTTGCTATTACTATTTTCACCAATAATGATGTAGATCCAGTATCTAAAGAACAGGAAAAAACAACTCCAAAAGAAGAAGTAAAGGAACCAACACCAGAATCGGAACCGGAGGATAAAGGGAAAGATGAAACTGAGGAAGCGGTTACTGAAGAAGCAGAAGAAGAATCAGAGTCAGAGTCAGAAGAGGAACAGACTGACGGTGTTAAACTTGAACAAATAGAAGGTAGTGGAGATGCCAATGTATTAAATACGTACACAAGCGAAGATTGGCAGCCGATTGGAACGGAGCAAACTGGTTCACATACGACAAGCTTTGAAAAAGGCTCTAAAGATTGGAATGAAATGACGAAGGCTATTGCTTACGGAGCTGGGTTAGATGAAGGAAGTATGCGCCTTTGGTGGTTGAAAAATGGAGGTTCCCCAACTACAGCCATTGGTACTGTATCAGAAGGGGATAATCCGCAAGCTTATCGCGTGTATATTGAATGGGTTGATGGAGCTGGCTGGAAGCCTGTGAAGGTGGAAGAATTAAAGGAAAATGATAGAGGCAGATAA
- a CDS encoding peptidoglycan D,D-transpeptidase FtsI family protein — translation MHKRRMIIVATILMVLIITLVGRLVQIQLVATESFSKHHVNLIEASVKQRSQVLKIDDGRGKFYDRNGKPLAHEEIPTLVLFPFLSKMTWPADEVARIVGTSEQALITAVENAKEPFAFGGDTPIQLSLSQSKAINELKIPGVFAVNQKIYGEDRLAAQLIGTTVKSDALKLERYPDLNLSAETRIGDKGLQRTFDEFLLSEGESKLVFHVDASGGPLFGVDVKYVEPANPLYPVKVITTIDREIQEKAEALVDQYKITNGGLVLLDIEKSEIVAMVSRPALKKDDPNGIGSVNMMTTQKAPGSVFKTITAAAAIDYGVIPSNRMFNCDLTIEGKVDQQRPLGMLNFKNSFAQSCNRTFAELATEIAEENPNFFEEYAKKLGIIGQVGWSGDVYHTHVTQLYREQSGKVWHDQALKKDKKMIAKTAIGQQDVQTTPLAMANMMATIARGAKKEQVKAVSKVEFNNGTTVVDFPNQKIEGETISPYTTIKLQQLLRGVVTEEKGTGALLQNLPYEVAGKSGTAQTNLETGKLNKWFAGYFPYKEPKYALVTVSLDTTEQSSSMTPLFADVVKVVHQLESQ, via the coding sequence ATGCATAAACGACGAATGATAATCGTTGCCACGATATTAATGGTATTAATTATCACCTTAGTTGGCCGGCTCGTACAAATACAGCTGGTTGCGACAGAATCGTTTTCTAAACATCATGTAAATTTAATTGAAGCGAGTGTGAAGCAGCGTTCGCAAGTATTAAAGATTGATGATGGAAGAGGAAAGTTTTATGATCGAAATGGAAAGCCGCTAGCTCATGAAGAAATTCCAACGCTTGTACTCTTTCCGTTTTTAAGTAAAATGACATGGCCCGCTGATGAAGTGGCGCGTATTGTTGGAACTTCAGAACAAGCACTGATTACCGCAGTCGAAAATGCAAAAGAGCCTTTTGCATTTGGCGGGGATACGCCAATTCAGTTATCATTAAGTCAATCAAAAGCTATTAATGAATTAAAAATCCCAGGCGTGTTTGCGGTCAATCAGAAAATTTACGGAGAGGATAGGCTTGCTGCTCAATTAATTGGTACGACGGTTAAATCGGATGCGCTAAAACTGGAGCGCTATCCCGATTTAAATTTATCCGCTGAAACGAGAATTGGAGATAAGGGTTTACAGCGAACATTTGATGAGTTTTTACTATCGGAAGGTGAATCTAAGCTTGTGTTTCATGTCGATGCAAGCGGCGGCCCTTTGTTTGGAGTCGATGTGAAATATGTGGAGCCTGCGAACCCCTTATATCCTGTTAAAGTCATCACAACTATTGATAGGGAGATTCAAGAAAAAGCAGAAGCACTTGTTGACCAATATAAGATTACCAATGGCGGGCTTGTTTTACTAGATATCGAAAAAAGTGAGATTGTTGCGATGGTATCACGTCCAGCACTTAAAAAAGATGACCCAAATGGAATAGGCTCAGTCAATATGATGACGACACAAAAAGCCCCAGGTTCGGTGTTTAAAACGATTACGGCAGCAGCGGCAATCGATTATGGTGTCATTCCATCTAATCGAATGTTCAATTGTGACCTGACGATTGAAGGAAAGGTTGATCAACAACGTCCGTTAGGCATGCTAAACTTTAAAAATAGTTTTGCTCAAAGCTGCAATCGAACATTTGCTGAGCTTGCTACAGAAATAGCGGAAGAGAATCCTAACTTTTTCGAGGAATATGCTAAAAAGTTAGGAATCATCGGTCAAGTAGGGTGGAGCGGCGATGTATATCACACCCATGTTACCCAGCTTTATCGCGAGCAATCGGGAAAAGTTTGGCATGATCAAGCATTAAAAAAAGATAAGAAAATGATTGCCAAAACAGCGATAGGACAGCAGGATGTTCAGACGACACCACTTGCTATGGCAAATATGATGGCCACGATTGCGCGCGGCGCTAAAAAAGAGCAAGTAAAAGCGGTATCAAAAGTTGAGTTTAATAATGGGACAACAGTGGTCGATTTTCCAAATCAAAAGATAGAAGGAGAGACTATCTCACCTTATACAACGATTAAACTGCAGCAGTTGTTAAGAGGGGTCGTTACGGAAGAGAAAGGAACAGGTGCCTTGCTGCAGAACCTTCCTTATGAGGTTGCCGGTAAGTCAGGGACAGCTCAGACAAATCTAGAAACAGGCAAGTTAAATAAATGGTTTGCTGGCTATTTTCCATATAAAGAACCAAAATATGCACTTGTAACAGTTAGCTTAGATACAACGGAACAGTCAAGCAGTATGACTCCACTATTCGCAGACGTTGTGAAAGTGGTTCATCAACTTGAGTCCCAATGA
- the greA gene encoding transcription elongation factor GreA encodes MAIEKVFPMTKEGKEKLEQELEQLKTVKRKEVVERIKIARSFGDLSENSEYDSAKDEQAFVEGRITTLENMIRNAKIIEESDLDSDTVSLGKSVTFIELPDGDEETYTIVGSAEADPFEGKISNDSPIAQSLIGKKVGDQVTVQTPGGEMQVKITSIQ; translated from the coding sequence TTGGCTATAGAAAAAGTATTTCCGATGACAAAAGAAGGTAAAGAGAAATTAGAGCAAGAGCTTGAACAGTTAAAAACAGTAAAACGTAAAGAAGTAGTGGAAAGAATTAAAATTGCACGCAGCTTCGGAGATTTATCAGAGAACTCTGAGTATGATTCTGCAAAAGATGAGCAAGCATTTGTAGAAGGCAGAATTACAACCCTTGAAAATATGATTCGCAATGCGAAGATTATTGAAGAAAGTGATTTAGATTCAGATACGGTTTCTCTTGGGAAATCTGTTACATTTATTGAGCTTCCAGATGGAGACGAGGAAACGTATACAATCGTTGGTAGTGCAGAAGCAGATCCGTTTGAAGGGAAAATTTCAAACGATTCACCAATTGCTCAAAGTCTAATTGGTAAAAAAGTGGGCGACCAAGTAACAGTACAAACACCAGGCGGCGAAATGCAAGTAAAGATTACTTCTATTCAGTGA
- a CDS encoding peptidase U32 family protein, giving the protein MNAIADKISKIIDGKRVIVKKPELLAPAGNLEKLKVAVHYGADAVFIGGQEYGLRSNAGNFTFEEMKEGVEFAKKYGAKVYVTTNIFAHNENIDGLEEYLAGLEEAGVHGIIVADPLIIETCKRVAPSVEIHLSTQQSLSNWKAVQYWKEEGLERVVLARETGAEEIQLMKEKVDIEIEAFVHGAMCIAYSGRCTLSNHMTARDSNRGGCCQSCRWDYDLYELDSDGEKALFDEKDAPFAMSPKDLKLLESLPRMIEIGVDSLKVEGRMKSIHYIATVISVYRKVIDTYCADPDNFSIKQEWLDELDKCANRPTAPAFMEGDIPGYKQQMFGNHSTKTRFDFAGLVLDYNPDTQIATLQQRNFFKPGDEVEFFGPEIENFTQKVGVILDEKGNELDAARHPLQIVHIRVDYPVFVNNMMRKENE; this is encoded by the coding sequence TTGAACGCTATTGCTGATAAAATTTCCAAAATTATTGATGGAAAAAGAGTCATTGTGAAAAAGCCGGAGCTGCTAGCACCTGCCGGAAATTTAGAAAAATTAAAAGTTGCTGTGCACTACGGTGCAGATGCTGTTTTTATTGGTGGACAAGAGTATGGTTTACGTTCAAATGCCGGAAACTTTACATTTGAAGAAATGAAAGAAGGCGTTGAATTTGCGAAAAAGTATGGAGCAAAAGTATATGTAACAACGAATATTTTTGCCCATAATGAAAATATTGATGGGTTAGAAGAATACTTAGCTGGTTTAGAAGAAGCTGGTGTACATGGTATTATCGTAGCGGACCCATTAATTATTGAAACATGTAAGAGAGTAGCACCGAGTGTGGAAATTCATTTGAGCACTCAGCAATCATTATCGAACTGGAAAGCCGTTCAATATTGGAAGGAAGAAGGGCTGGAGCGCGTTGTACTTGCTCGTGAAACAGGTGCTGAAGAAATTCAATTAATGAAGGAAAAAGTCGATATTGAAATTGAAGCCTTCGTGCATGGTGCGATGTGTATTGCTTATTCTGGCCGCTGTACGTTATCTAATCATATGACGGCTCGTGATTCTAACCGTGGTGGCTGCTGTCAATCTTGCCGTTGGGATTATGATTTATACGAGCTGGATAGTGATGGTGAAAAAGCATTATTTGATGAAAAAGATGCTCCATTTGCTATGAGTCCAAAAGACTTAAAATTATTGGAGTCACTGCCAAGAATGATTGAAATTGGCGTGGATAGCTTAAAAGTAGAAGGACGAATGAAGTCGATTCACTATATCGCAACTGTTATTAGTGTATATCGTAAAGTGATTGATACGTATTGCGCGGATCCAGACAACTTCTCAATTAAGCAGGAATGGTTAGATGAATTGGACAAATGTGCGAATCGTCCGACAGCTCCAGCGTTTATGGAAGGAGATATTCCGGGGTATAAGCAGCAGATGTTTGGGAATCATAGCACAAAGACTCGTTTTGACTTTGCAGGGCTTGTGTTAGATTATAATCCGGATACTCAAATTGCTACATTACAACAGCGAAATTTCTTTAAGCCAGGGGATGAAGTAGAATTTTTTGGTCCAGAAATCGAAAACTTTACGCAAAAAGTAGGCGTCATTTTAGATGAGAAGGGCAATGAACTAGACGCTGCTCGTCATCCGTTGCAAATTGTTCATATTAGAGTAGATTACCCTGTATTTGTTAACAACATGATGCGTAAAGAAAATGAATAG
- a CDS encoding peptidase U32 family protein: protein MKKPELLVTPTSVADIEPLIKAGADAFIIGEQRYALRLPGEFTREDVKEVIQIAHAANKKVYVSMNALFHNEKVDELEEYIAFLKEAGVDRIVWGDPAVLMAVRTAAPDMPLHWNTEMTVTNWYTANYWGRRGSVRAVAAREINMDAVIEMKEHAEVEIEVQVHGMTCMFQSKRTLLGNYFEYQGKSLEVENRTQQRNMFLHDKERENKYPIYEDENGTHIMSPNDICMIDELQELVEADIDSFKIDGILKTPEYIIEITKLYRQAIDLCVEDVDRYDEMKSELFEKIEAIQPKNRALDTGFFFKETVY from the coding sequence ATGAAAAAGCCTGAATTGCTCGTAACTCCAACAAGTGTAGCAGATATAGAACCGCTTATTAAGGCAGGAGCCGATGCATTCATTATCGGTGAGCAACGTTATGCGCTTCGCTTACCCGGAGAATTTACACGTGAAGATGTGAAGGAAGTCATTCAAATTGCTCATGCTGCAAACAAAAAAGTATATGTATCGATGAATGCACTTTTTCATAATGAAAAAGTAGATGAATTAGAAGAGTACATTGCTTTTCTAAAAGAAGCAGGAGTTGACCGCATCGTTTGGGGAGACCCGGCCGTGTTAATGGCAGTCCGCACTGCAGCGCCAGATATGCCGTTGCACTGGAATACAGAAATGACGGTAACAAATTGGTATACAGCGAACTATTGGGGACGTCGCGGCTCAGTTCGTGCTGTCGCAGCTCGTGAAATTAATATGGATGCTGTAATTGAAATGAAAGAACATGCTGAAGTAGAAATTGAAGTACAAGTGCATGGAATGACGTGCATGTTTCAATCTAAGCGAACATTGCTTGGAAACTATTTCGAATACCAAGGGAAATCACTAGAAGTAGAAAATCGTACACAACAACGCAATATGTTTTTACATGACAAAGAGCGTGAAAACAAATATCCGATTTATGAAGATGAAAACGGGACACATATTATGAGCCCGAACGATATCTGTATGATTGACGAGCTCCAAGAATTAGTTGAAGCAGATATTGATTCGTTTAAGATTGATGGGATTTTAAAAACACCAGAATATATTATTGAAATAACGAAATTATATCGTCAAGCTATTGATTTATGTGTAGAAGACGTAGATCGTTATGATGAAATGAAGAGTGAGCTTTTTGAAAAAATTGAAGCGATTCAACCGAAGAATCGTGCGTTAGATACAGGATTTTTCTTTAAAGAAACAGTTTATTAA
- a CDS encoding O-methyltransferase: protein MLNGKIDEYLQSLIPDRTGLLKEIEEFAEAEHVPIMEPEGIATLLQFLRLQQPQKILELGTAIGYSAIRMAMTLPSARIVTIERIEKRIEVAKQNFEKSGLSNRITLVESDALEAFEVVKDHGPFDLIFVDAAKGQYRRFFELYEPLLSERGIIITDNVLFKGLVAEDLATITPRRKRGLIKRIQNFNTWLLSHPHYDTVIIPIGDGIAISKHRGEQNEKA from the coding sequence ATTTTGAACGGAAAAATAGATGAATATCTTCAATCATTAATTCCAGACCGGACTGGATTACTGAAAGAGATTGAAGAATTTGCAGAAGCAGAGCATGTCCCGATTATGGAGCCGGAAGGGATTGCGACTTTATTACAGTTTTTACGACTTCAGCAGCCGCAAAAGATTTTAGAACTAGGGACGGCGATTGGATATTCAGCCATTCGCATGGCGATGACTTTGCCAAGTGCTCGTATTGTCACGATTGAGCGGATTGAAAAGCGAATCGAAGTGGCGAAGCAAAACTTTGAGAAGTCTGGTTTGAGTAATCGTATTACCCTTGTTGAATCTGACGCATTGGAAGCCTTTGAGGTTGTGAAGGACCATGGACCATTCGATTTAATTTTTGTAGATGCAGCGAAAGGACAGTATCGTCGTTTTTTTGAATTGTATGAGCCGCTGCTAAGTGAGAGAGGAATTATCATTACAGATAATGTTTTATTTAAAGGTCTAGTTGCGGAGGATTTAGCTACTATTACCCCAAGGCGTAAACGCGGTTTAATTAAACGAATTCAAAATTTTAATACATGGCTGCTCAGTCATCCACATTACGATACGGTAATTATACCGATTGGAGATGGCATAGCCATTAGTAAACATAGAGGTGAACAAAATGAAAAAGCCTGA
- the mltG gene encoding endolytic transglycosylase MltG, whose amino-acid sequence MKMDSKQSKKENIREKLLEQQEDAQLVRKIVLRIMIAMIVIIGITGIGGYLYVNSALKPLDPDDKKKRTVEIPIGSSVSSISNLLEEEGIIKNARVFKYYIKFRNESGFQAGKYSLSPSMTHQEIINSIKTGKMMKEAALKITIPEGKQLVQIAEIVAEKTDQNPKEVFKKLNDKKFIQSMRDKFPALLTDDIYDKDIKYSLEGYLFPATYDFEEESPSLETVISKMLKQTEEMLTKYEEQMIEQDYSVHTLLTMASLVEEEATEKVDRAKIASVFYNRLDKGMPLQTDPTVLYAKGEHKDRVFYKDLEIDSPYNTYKVKGLPPGPIANAGEMSIKAVLEPEKTKYLYFLATPEGEVLYSKTLDEHNVKKAEHITNQ is encoded by the coding sequence ATGAAGATGGACTCAAAGCAATCTAAAAAGGAAAATATTAGAGAGAAGTTATTAGAGCAGCAAGAGGATGCTCAATTAGTTCGAAAGATTGTTCTTCGAATTATGATCGCGATGATTGTGATAATAGGAATAACAGGAATAGGCGGTTATTTATATGTCAATTCAGCGCTAAAGCCGCTGGACCCAGATGATAAGAAAAAGAGAACGGTAGAAATTCCAATTGGTTCTTCTGTTAGTTCTATCTCTAACTTGCTAGAAGAAGAAGGAATTATTAAGAATGCACGAGTGTTTAAATATTATATTAAATTTCGCAATGAATCTGGTTTTCAGGCTGGGAAGTATTCATTATCTCCGTCGATGACGCACCAAGAAATTATTAACAGCATTAAGACCGGAAAGATGATGAAAGAGGCGGCTCTGAAGATTACGATTCCTGAAGGCAAGCAACTGGTCCAAATCGCCGAGATTGTAGCCGAAAAAACAGATCAAAATCCGAAAGAAGTATTTAAGAAACTAAATGATAAAAAATTTATTCAAAGTATGCGAGATAAGTTCCCTGCTTTATTGACAGACGATATTTATGACAAGGATATTAAATATTCACTTGAAGGATATTTATTTCCTGCAACGTATGATTTTGAGGAAGAGTCTCCATCGTTAGAAACCGTTATTTCAAAGATGCTTAAACAAACAGAAGAAATGTTAACTAAATATGAAGAACAAATGATAGAGCAAGATTACTCTGTCCATACGCTGTTGACAATGGCTTCTCTTGTGGAAGAAGAAGCAACAGAAAAAGTCGATCGTGCTAAAATTGCTTCTGTTTTTTATAATCGTCTAGATAAAGGGATGCCGTTACAAACAGATCCAACGGTGCTATATGCAAAAGGAGAACATAAGGACCGCGTTTTTTATAAAGATTTAGAGATTGATTCTCCTTATAACACCTATAAAGTGAAAGGCTTACCACCAGGACCGATTGCTAATGCTGGTGAGATGTCCATTAAAGCAGTGTTAGAGCCCGAAAAGACTAAATACCTGTATTTCTTAGCAACTCCTGAAGGGGAAGTGCTGTATTCGAAAACATTGGATGAGCATAATGTGAAGAAAGCAGAACATATTACAAATCAATAA
- a CDS encoding DUF1292 domain-containing protein, producing MEHGENNITVVDENGNEQLCEILFTFDSDKFNKSYVLYYPISDNEDEEIEIHASSFTPSENNEDGELAPIETDEEWDMIEEMLNTFLDEEGEE from the coding sequence ATGGAACATGGTGAAAATAATATTACAGTAGTAGACGAAAACGGAAATGAGCAACTTTGTGAAATTTTGTTCACATTCGATTCTGATAAATTTAACAAATCATATGTGCTATACTACCCGATTTCTGATAATGAAGATGAAGAAATCGAAATTCATGCTTCTTCTTTCACACCAAGTGAAAATAACGAAGATGGTGAACTTGCTCCAATCGAAACAGATGAAGAGTGGGATATGATTGAAGAAATGCTGAACACGTTTTTAGACGAAGAAGGCGAAGAGTAA
- the ruvX gene encoding Holliday junction resolvase RuvX, giving the protein MRTMGLDLGSKTLGVAISDAMGWTAQGLETIKINEAVKDFGIKRLGEIIQEHEVSKIVLGLPKNMNGTIGPRGEASQNFAAYLEKKFKLPVVLWDERLTTMAAERVLLEADVSRSKRKKVIDKMAAVMILQGFLDNQTNSL; this is encoded by the coding sequence ATGCGTACAATGGGACTTGATTTAGGTTCAAAAACGCTTGGCGTTGCAATTAGCGACGCCATGGGTTGGACCGCACAAGGATTGGAAACAATCAAAATTAATGAAGCAGTAAAAGACTTTGGCATAAAACGGCTTGGAGAAATTATTCAAGAGCATGAAGTGTCAAAAATCGTACTCGGTCTTCCCAAAAATATGAACGGGACGATTGGACCGCGCGGAGAAGCAAGTCAAAATTTCGCAGCGTATTTAGAAAAGAAATTCAAACTGCCTGTCGTGTTATGGGATGAACGATTAACTACAATGGCTGCCGAACGAGTGCTGCTTGAAGCCGATGTGAGTCGGAGTAAACGCAAGAAAGTTATTGATAAAATGGCGGCTGTCATGATTCTGCAAGGTTTCTTAGACAATCAAACAAATTCTCTTTGA